A section of the Salminus brasiliensis chromosome 10, fSalBra1.hap2, whole genome shotgun sequence genome encodes:
- the LOC140564622 gene encoding uncharacterized protein, whose translation MQNDTEKRTHQCSECGKIFNQQTALRIHQRIHTGEKPYQCSDCGKCFTVQSNLQIHQRTHTGEKPYDCSDCGKSFTILSNLRRHQRTHSGEKPYCCADCGKSFARQNHLQLHKRIHTGEKPCSCPLCGKSFTRHSHLQLHQHVHTGEKPHQCLECKKSFRDRGTLRTHQRIHTGEKPYDCSHCGKCFTRPGHLELHQRIHTGDKPYYCSECGRSFRHSNTLKTHKCSWREEESNDT comes from the coding sequence ATGCAGAACGATACAGAAAAGAGAACCCATCAGTGTTCCGAGTGTGGGAAGATTTTTAATCAGCAGACCGCTCTCAGAATTCACCAGAGAattcacaccggagagaagccCTAccagtgctcagactgtgggaagtgTTTCACTGTTCAGAGTAATCTCCAGATACACCAGCGCACTCACACTGGGGAGAAACCGTACGACTGCTCCGACTGCGGGAAGAGCTTCACCATCCTGAGTAATCTCCGACGACACCAGCGCACTCACTCCGGGGAGAAACCCTACTGCTGCGCCGACTGTGGGAAAAGTTTTGCAAGACAGAATCACCTGCAGCTCCACAAGAGAATTCACACCGGAGAGAAACCATGTTCCTGCCCACTTTGTGGGAAGAGCTTTACTAGACACAgtcaccttcagctccaccagcacgtccacactggagagaaaccccATCAGTGCTTGGAGTGTAAGAAAAGTTTTAGAGACAGAGGCACTCTCCGAACACACCAGCgaattcacactggagagaaaccgtacgACTGCTCCCATTGTGGAAAGTGCTTTACTAGACCGGGACATCTGGAGCtgcaccagcgcattcacacaggagataAGCCATACTACTGCTCAGAATGTGGGCGGAGCTTCAGACATTCAAACACCTTAAAGACGCACAAATGCAGCTGGAGGGAGGAGGAAAGTAACGACACTTGA
- the ccser2a gene encoding serine-rich coiled-coil domain-containing protein 2: MELKAPGKPSTVSRLPKFSSRPVNALGSLPKGVLHSRLTHEGRSISGNFSGVVRPSSISLNNRSPTTPLNQEVPGENRENRIFHPPGSRANKKSSTPLTTGRRSASTESPKPALRSSRSTYSLKAGSTSPHTASTSKLTQNGTTELATSGRGPRLQRLRDNPNSTDGLPQSSCALGMLLSDRMVRSQSFSHFRQPSPAASAIPRSFSFNKIVELAKPLPNTQLCPVRSPGLKPPQCITRSRLRMGFGKSFIDHSSAVAPLSGCSMPPSGLKKPSLPSCALSKPLSLAYRLTHTFSANPQSPLGGGTPERTLSRSDQDAQQFEKSFPAVVPDGSEEMSFSSASSDKNDACEDLLDDFYHLGDQSHNGMPDNGHLITPTLSRLHNFLDWVDLTGGAVSVSSDAESVGGSSLELSPSSSGGTYMWDEEMMEPFGHNTHSHTNNTHPHHCSSYNSRMDKGNNQESAEVFGLEENDFILALDLPENEALHSELKKGEPQQRRRGANHLQNDNWLLVLQNFNGPPAVHSDGHMAALQEFTLEQILQDCSSVKSQLLKLKNLLQMEASEMNSKEWSVVNSAPFQVTELLKEVTTLREELNNKDKIITQLTHKQQHKQQQQLQFHRSLSGSDVKGVKGQKADKFTQTPWRTPHILQKLQPSSPRPTGPRTQEPSAGPGTVKFSYHRGPQ, from the exons ATGGAACTCAAGGCTCCTGGTAAGCCCTCCACAGTTTCCAGGCTACCAAAATTCAGTTCTCGGCCTGTGAATGCCCTCGGCTCTCTGCCTAAAGGAGTGCTCCACTCTCGTCTCACTCATGAAGGCAGGAGCATCTCTGGAAACTTCAGTGGGGTGGTGCGGCCCTCTTCCATCTCTTTGAACAACAGGAGCCCCACCACACCCCTAAATCAGGAGGTTCCTGGTGAGAACAGAGAGAATCGCATATTTCACCCTCCAGGATCTCGAGCAAACAAGAAATCTTCCACCCCCCTGACGACTGGACGCAGATCTGCCTCAACAGAGAGTCCAAAACCAGCGCTCAGATCCTCCAGATCCACGTACAGCCTTAAAGCTGGCTCCACCTCACCTCATACTGCCTCCACCTCTAAACTGACCCAGAATGGAACCACAGAGTTGGCCACTAGTGGGCGGGGGCCCCGACTCCAGAGGTTGAGAGATAATCCAAACTCTACAGACGGCTTACCTCAGTCCAGCTGTGCCCTCGGAATGCTGCTCTCTGACCGGATGGTGCGCTCGCAGAGTTTCAGTCACTTTAGGCAGCCGTCACCTGCAGCCTCAGCCATTCCGCGCTCCTTTTCCTTCAACAAGATCGTGGAACTCGCCAAGCCTCTCCCCAACACCCAGCTCTGCCCTGTACGTTCCCCTGGACTCAAACCCCCACAATGCATCACCAGAAGCAGGTTGCGCATGGGCTTTGGGAAGAGTTTCATTGACCACTCATCTGCAGTAGCGCCTCTTTCAGGATGTTCTATGCCCCCTAGTGGCCTAAAGAAGCCTTCACTCCCCAGCTGTGCGCTGAGTAAACCCTTGTCTCTGGCTTACAGACTGACCCACACATTCAGTGCTAACCCACAGAGCCCACTGGGAGGGGGCACCCCAGAGAGAACTCTGTCGAGGTCTGATCAGGATGCTCAGCAG tttgaGAAATCGTTTCCAGCTGTTGTTCCTGATGGATCGGAGGAAATGTCCTTCTCTTCTGCTTCCTCTGATAAAAACGATGCCTGCGAGGACCTGCTGGATGACTTTTACCATCTTGGTGACCAATCTCACAATGGTATGCCGGACAATGGTCATCTGATCACGCCTACACTGTCACGCCTCCATAACTTCCTGGACTGGGTGGATCTAACAG GTGGTGCTGTGAGTGTGTCCTCGGATGCAGAGTCTGTTGGAGGTTCTTCTCTGGAGCTCTCGCCCTCCAGCTCTGGAGGAACCTACATGTGGGACGAGGAGATGATGGAGCCAtttggacacaacacacactcacacacaaacaacacacacccacaccactGCAGCAGCTACAATAGCAGAATG GATAAAGGAAATAATCAGGAAAGTGCAGAAGTGTTTGGTCTGGAGGAGAACGACTTCATACTGGCCTTGGATCTGCCTGAGAATGAAGCATTACACagtg AATTAAAGAAGGGAGAACCACAACAAAGACGCAGAGGAGCAAACCATTTACAGAATGATAACtg gTTGTTGGTCCTGCAGAATTTTAATGGGCCTCCTGCAGTTCACTCTGATGGCCACATGGCAGCGCTACAAGAGTTTACTTTAGAACAGATACTGCAGGATTGTTCCTCTGTCAAATCCCAGCTGCTCAAACTGAAGAATTTACTGCAG atggAAGCAAGTGAAATGAACAGTAAAGAATGGAGTGTAGTAAACAGCGCCCCCTTCCAG GTAACAGAGCTTCTGAAGGAAGTGACAACTCTCAGGGAAGAGCTGAACAATAAAGACAAAATCATCACTCagctcacacacaaacaacaacacaaacaacaacaacagcttcaG TTTCATCGGTCACTCTCAGGGTCAGATGTTAAAGGGGTTAAAGGTCAGAAGGCTGATAAATTTACTCAGACACCCTGGAGGACCCCGCACATT CTTCAAAAACTGCAGCCTTCCAGCCCCCGTCCCACCGGACCTCGCACTCAGGAACCATCAGCAGGTCCAGGAACCGTCAAGTTCAGCTACCATCGCGGTCCCCAGTAA